In Larimichthys crocea isolate SSNF unplaced genomic scaffold, L_crocea_2.0 scaffold31624, whole genome shotgun sequence, the following are encoded in one genomic region:
- the LOC109139594 gene encoding histone H2B 1/2 — translation MPEVAKAPKKGSKKAVSKATKTGKKRRRTRKESYAIYVYKVLKQVHPDTGISSKAMGIMNSFVSDIFERIAGEASRLAHYNKRSTITSREIQTAVRLLLPGELAKHAVSEGTKAVTKYTSSK, via the coding sequence ATGCCGGAAGTAGCTAAAGCACCGAAGAAGGGCTCTAAGAAAGCCGTCTCTAAAGCCACCAAGACCGGCAAGAAGAGGAGACGCACCAGGAAGGAGAGCTATGCCATCTACGTGTACAAGGTCCTGAAGCAGGTCCACCCCGACACCGGGATCTCCTCCAAGGCTATGGGCATCATGAACTCCTTCGTGAGCGACATCTTTGAGCGCATCGCCGGAGAGGCCTCTCGTCTGGCTCACTACAACAAGCGCTCTACCATCACCTCCAGGGAGATCCAGACCGCTGTCCGCCTCCTGCTGCCCGGTGAGCTGGCCAAGCACGCCGTGTCTGAAGGAACCAAGGCCGTCACCAAGTACACCAGCTCCAAGTAA